Genomic DNA from Perognathus longimembris pacificus isolate PPM17 chromosome 6, ASM2315922v1, whole genome shotgun sequence:
GTGAATACCGACAGAATACACAGGGGGCAAACACCTTTGGGGCTCACAGGAATGTTGTGTGTGCAGAGATCATGGAAGCAAACCCATTGAGAACCTCTGAACTGATCCCTGGGACAGGAACGCAGAAAATTCTTGTACAGGGTGCTAGAGCAGGAGGACAGGGATCAGGCCAAGCCCGGGTTTCCCGGACACAGATCTCAGGGTCTCAGACCCAGAGCGGCTCTGGGTGCGGAAGCTCAGCGCTGGGGATTCCCGGCCTCCCCAGTTTCACTTCTTCTCCAACCTGTGTCGGCGGCTTCTGCCCGGACACTGCTGACGCCGCCTCTTTTCTCGCTTCCATTGGCTGGCACGGTCTGGAGCAGCCAATCAGTGTCACTGGGGTTCCGGGTTCTAAAGTCCCCGCGGAGCTGACGGGACTCAGGTTCTGCCCATATTGAGAGGCTGGGGTGATGGCGCCCCGGTCCGTCCTGCTGCTGCTGTCGGGGGCCCTGGCGCTGACCGGGACCTGGGCGGGTGAGTCTGGGATCAGCAGGAGAGCGAAGTCTGCAGCGCAGAGAGAGGGGACGGGCCGGGAgggtgaggggatggggggggggggcagcaccgGGAAGCCGCGTCCCCGTCTCCCCCGCCCGCACCGTCCTGGGGTCCCCTCTCCTGGGCGCCGCCGGGGTCATCCCACCGCCCCCTTTCCATTCCCGAGTCCCggacctttccctcccttccgCCGCGCGGTCCTGGCCCCGggtctcatccccccccccctccacgcaGGCCCCCACTCCCTGCTGTATTTCCAAACCTCCGTGTCTCGGCCGGGCCGCGGGGAACCCCGCTTCATCGCCGTCGGCTACGTGGACGACACGCCGTTCGTGGGGTTCGACAGCGACGCCGCGAACCCCAGGACGGAGCCGCGGGCGCTGTGGATGGAGCAGGAGCCGGGCGAGTACTGGGAGGGGCAGACGCGGAACTGCAAGAGCAACGCACAGGTTGACAGAGAGAACCTGAAGACGCTGCTGCGCTACTACAACCAGAGCGGGGACGGTGAGTGACCCGGGCCGGAGGTCACGACCCCTCCTCGACCTCCCCGCCCACCAGCCCGGGCCCCCGGGGTCTCAGGACTGAGGGTCACCCAAGGCTGGGAGCTGCGGGGGGACCGGCATCCCGGGAAAGAGCCGCGGGGTCGGGGCCGGGTTCATCCGGGTTTAGGCCGAAGTCCCCGCGCGGCGTGGGGCTGACCGTGGGGGCGGGGCAGCTCCTCACACCATCCAGATAATGTATGGCTGCGAAGTGGGTCCAGGCGGTCATCTCCTCCGCGGGTACTATCAGCACGCTTATGACGGCAAGGACTACATCGCCCTGAACGAGGACCTGAGCTCCTGGACCGCGGAGGACATGGCGGCTCAGATCACCAAGCGCAAGTGGGAGAGGACCGGGGTGACTGAGCAATGGAGGGCCTATGTGCAGGACACGTGCGTGGAGTGGCTGCGCAGATACCTGGGACACGACAAGGAGACACTGCTGCGCACAGGTACCAGAGGCCGGGGTCTTCCATCTCGTGTGGCTGTCCCCCACCAGTCCCACAACAAGAGAGGAGAATGGGACGCACCCCAGCACACCCTCCCTCTGGTACAGAGGGCAATGCGCCCTCCTGCCTTTCACGTGCGGAGTCTGAGTGGCTCTGAGCTCCACCTTCACCTTAGGACAGTTAAAAGGAGACACTTTGCTGTTCTCCATCCACAGAGGGGATGACCTTCCCTGAAAGAAATGTCCAGCGAGTCCCTTCCACTCTCGCGGTGGCCCTAGGAACCACCAGGAGCTCCCAGCATTTGTCCTCAAACTGGACCTCTTGTGGCTAGAAGTctcttccaggatttttttttttttttttttttttttttggccagtcctgggccttggactcagggcctgagcactgtccctggcttcttcccgctcaaggctagcactctgccacttgagccacagcgccgcttctggccgttttctgtatatgtggtgctggggaatcgaacctagggcctcgtgtatccgaggcaggcactcttgccactaggctatatccccagccctcttccaggATTTTTTGAGAAAATCTGTTCTCTCTAGTcaggacagagacagagtgacTCTTGAGACGCTGGGGGCTTTGGGCCATGGGTCATCTCAACCTCACTCTACAGCATTGCAATGTTTATGAGGGGATTCTAGAAACCTActtccagaggctgggaatatggcctggtggcaagagtgcttgcctcatatacatgaagacctgggttcgattctccagcactacatatatagaaaacagccagaagaggcgctgtggctcaagtcgcagagtgctagccttgagcaaaaagaagccagggacagtgctcaggccctgagtccaaggccctggactgacaaaaaaaaaaaaaaaaaaaaaaggaaacctacCTCCAGGCTGTATCAGccatccctgcccccctccttctTGCTGTGCTGTCAGTATTTAGTCTGGACACTAGACCCGACACAGTGGCCCATGGGTGGCAAAGAGATCAATCTGACTTTCTGGGTTTTCCTCAGCACCTCCAAAGGCACGTGTGACTCACCACCCGACCTCTGACCATGAGGTCACCCTGAGGTGCTGGGCCCTGGGCTTCTACCCTGCGGAGATCACCCTGACCTGGCAGAGGGATGGAGAGGACCAGATCCAGGAAATGGAGCTTGTGGACACCAGGCCTGCAGGAGATGGAACCTTCCAGAAGTGGGCAGCTatcagggtgtcttctggagagGAGCAGAGATACACCTGCCAAGTGCGGCATGAGGGGCTGCCTGAGCCCCTCACCCTGACATGGGGTGAGCAGGGGCTGAGGGCACAGAGCTTGTGGtcagagaaagcaggaggcaTCTGGGGCCCCTGAGCAGGTAAGCACTGAGAGCTGGGGTCACACCCCTCAtcatcctttcccttctcttcccagagCCTCCTGCTCAGCCTGCCATTTCTATCATCGGACTTGTCATCGGCCTGGCAGTTCTGGTTATTCTAGCTGCTGTGGGGGGTTTTATGCTGTGGAGGAAGTGGAATGCAGGTAGGCAGGTGGAGCCCTGAATTCCCTGACCACTGGTGGGGTTTCAGGCTCCAGGTAGCAGTGTGCCCTGCACACATAACGGGAAGCTGCTCCACCCTCAGGGCCTTCCCCAGCCTGACAGCTCCTCTCCTGTAAATCACATGGAAAATGAAGGACACAAACTCCCCCACCTGATGGTGGTGATGGGGAGCAGATTCCAGCACTCAGGGCCACAGGGAAGGTCCCCACTGAGGCAGACTGCAGGAGGTCCTGGGGTCTCTCTTCCCAGCAGTTGTGCTCATTGTTCTCCATGCTCCTTGGTTGTGTAGTCACATTTCTGGAAACTCCCCAGGAGCTCAAGGCGTGGGATTCATTCAGGTCATGGTGTCATTTCCTGTACCCCACCTCTCACAGGTCCTTTCTCCTTACAGGTGAGAAAAGAGAAGGCTATGACAAGGCTGCAAGTGAGTatcacaggggaggggagggaggtgacCTTTGTTGTGGTGCAGAGAGCTGTGGAGCTCATCCACATCCACCCAGAATTCCTCTAGTGCCGCCTGTGGGCTCTAACCAGTTCCTCTCCCACCACAGGAGACAACAGTGACCAGGGCTCTGATGCTTCCCTCAGAGCAGAAAAAGGTGACAATCTGGGTCCTCTAGGTGGGGGGCAGGACTGGGGCACAAGGAAGGCTGTGTTATGGTTGTAGGGCTCATGGATTTGGGGGTTAGGTGGCTGCTCAGAATGTGTCTCTCACAGTAACTGATCTGAattgttctctttgttttttctcctgtAGTGTGAACAGCTGCTTTGTGTGGCACTGAGAGGAATAACATTTgttcctgcctctcctcctccttcttggacACCTTGAGCTCCTGACTTCTCTTTCTGCATGTGAATTCTCTCCATGTCCCTGAATCTGTGTCCTGTCAGCATCCTGTGAGGAAATGAGGaggccagcccagccctgagcaccaaCCCTCCCCACACTGGGCTGGGTGTCTTTCTCCATCCACCTGCTGCCCCAGCAGAGGAGGAGCCAGGGCGTCCCCATCCCTGACTGCACTGCAGGTTGCTGCAGCTCCTTCATTCTCTATTCATAAGAGAATGTGGATGTGGACTTGTTTCTGAAATTATTGCCATGATATAAGCCTGAATAGCTAATAAGTCAAAATGTGATTCCTGAAAGtttagataaagaaataaaacttgaCGGTATTCCAGAATGAGGATGTTTGCTGGTCTGTATTTTGGTGTGGATAGGGGTAGGTTGTGAACAGGAAAAAATGGATAGCAATGTGGGCTGGAGTCTGAATGAGTCCTACAGTTATGTAGTCATTCCTCACCTGAGTTGTCTTCTTTGCTTGTTAGTCCTCTCCCTTTCCTAGAACCTTCTCCATGAGAACCTCAGAACAGACAACTTAGAGATTCCCAGGCCTGTTCATGTAGGACACAGGGCTGTCTATGCAGGTGATACTAGGCCTGAGTCCTATATTCATGCTTTGCTCCCAAGTTATTCCCCTTCTTGTCATCCTGCATGGGGTCCTCTCGCCCTTCCGGGTGTCCCTCTGACAGCAGCAAGAGGTGTTTTCCTGCCACTGCCTCCCACAGCACAAGGCAGCCTGCACAGGTGAGTGTGGAGTGGAGCAAGGCAGTTTGAGGCCACTTGCTTTCCTTGGAGCACTGCTTCCTGGACAGTGGTTCTGTCCTTTCCCCAGTGCCCTTCCGGGAGCCCGCTGTGGGAAGAGCAGAGAGGTGGGACCTCAGGGTTCTCCTGTGAGCTCCCTTCCTGATCCTCTCCACCTGCCCTGAGCTCTGGCTAGTGCCAGCTCTACTCCAACCCCAGTTCCTTCATTGAAAAGCAGAGTGAGGAGAGGTTTATGGTGCTGATCTTGATTCGCTGACAGGACCTGAGAGGTTAATAGAGCTCATAGGCACTTGTGTCTTTCAGGGCATTTCTAGGAGAATTGGGTCATGGGACTCTATCTAGTGTGTTGTGTCAGCCACTTGTGGATTCAAACTGTCAACAGTTATGGAGGTGGTGGAACAGTGGGGGCTgtgtttttctctggtccctgACTGCTCTGCCTCGTGctgccaggaggggcgctgtgctTCCTGCTCTGCCTGCCCTTTCTTGCAGGGTGGATTCAGTCTTCCAACTTTgaccaaagggctgggaatatggcctagtggcaagagtgcttgcctcgtatacatgaggccctgggttcgattcctcaatacagaaaatggccagaagtggtgttgtggctcaagtggcagagtgctagccttgagcaaaaaagaagcccagctcaggccctgagttcactgcctaggactggcaaaaacaaaataaaacaaaccttgACCAAAAAGGCATTGTTAGGCACAGGAGAAAATTACATGGACATCCTGGCACAGGGAACaaagaaaggtttattgccaCCATAGGGACCCGCATGTCCCCTCTCCATAAAAGAGAAGTGCCACTATTTGTCTGAGGTGACAACCCATTTGCCCGAGTGGTAGTTAAGAGGTCTGCAGTTACCTTATATGGCCCAAGCCCCGTGCATGACCTCTCAGGGCAGGTGCCTGCCTGGTTCTGGGAAAGGATCACAAGCTCTCAGAAAGGAGGCCATTTGGCTGACACACACTTTTGCCTAACTTCTTCCCCCAAATCCAAATTATTATGTGAAACCCCTGACAGAGGGGTGTGGTTGCTCTCTCTGATTACTGAACAGCgtagttcctttttttctttttctttttgtccagtcctgtggcttgaactcagggcctgtgcactgtctgtgagattccttgctcaaggttagcattctaccacttgagccccagcaccacttctggccttttctgtgtatgtggtaatgaggaattgaaaccaggactttatgcatgctaggcaagcattctaacactaagccccattcccaggcaTTGGAATTCATCTGCAGATGGAATTTGAGATCCCTCTTGAAAGTCAAATGCAGCCAGAACTGTCATCCTTG
This window encodes:
- the LOC125352791 gene encoding saoe class I histocompatibility antigen, A alpha chain-like isoform X1, encoding MAPRSVLLLLSGALALTGTWAGPHSLLYFQTSVSRPGRGEPRFIAVGYVDDTPFVGFDSDAANPRTEPRALWMEQEPGEYWEGQTRNCKSNAQVDRENLKTLLRYYNQSGDAPHTIQIMYGCEVGPGGHLLRGYYQHAYDGKDYIALNEDLSSWTAEDMAAQITKRKWERTGVTEQWRAYVQDTCVEWLRRYLGHDKETLLRTAPPKARVTHHPTSDHEVTLRCWALGFYPAEITLTWQRDGEDQIQEMELVDTRPAGDGTFQKWAAIRVSSGEEQRYTCQVRHEGLPEPLTLTWEPPAQPAISIIGLVIGLAVLVILAAVGGFMLWRKWNAGEKREGYDKAARDNSDQGSDASLRAEKV